Below is a genomic region from Deltaproteobacteria bacterium.
ACGCCCGCTCGTTTCACGACACGCCTCCGCGAGTTGTCGCGATCATACCGCGATCGCGCCCCGGAAAAAACCCGCGTTTTGCTTGACACGCTTTGGAGCGGTCCCTACGATCGCGGCGCAGGCAAACGGTGGCATTTCGACATTTCGGGCGAGAAAGGATCGCGCGTGGCCGCGACCGAAGGCTACAAAACCTGCCCGTTTTGTTACGAGCAGATCCGCGTCGAAGCGATCAAATGCCGCTATTGCGGTTCCGATCTGCGCGCCGGTGTCTCCAGTGCGTCCGCGTCGGAACCCAGCCGAGTCCCCCTGACCTCGAATCTCGCCGGCACGCTCGAACCCGGAACGGTGCTCGCGGGCAAATACGAAATCCTCGACATCATCGGCCGCGGCGGCATGGGGTGCGTGTATCAGGCGCGCGAGGTCGACTTCAATGTCGATCGCACCGTGGCGATCAAGGTGCTCCCGATGGACATGATCCAGGAGGAACGCATCGCGCGACGTTTCGAGGAGGAGATCAAGATCGCCGCGCGCATGGACCACCCGAACATCGTTCCGATCTACACGATCGGACGCGAAGGACCGGTTCTTTTTTTCGTCATGAAGTTCATGCACGGGCGCACGCTCAAGCAGATGGTGCGCGCTTCGGGGTGGCTCGGCGAGCGCGAAATGCGCGCGATCGGGCGACAGATCTGCGACGCCATTGCCTACCTGCACAAGAATGGCATCATCCACCGCGACATCAAGTCCAACAACATCATGGTCGAGGACAACGGCCACGCGATGCTGATGGATTTCGGCATCGCCAAGGCGCACGGCGGCAGTCAGCTCACGACGAGCGGCGAGATCCTCGGGACCGCGCCCTACATGAGCCCGGAACAGTGGGATGGCCAGATCGACCACCGCTCCGATGTCTATAGCTGGGGCGTTGTGCTCTACGAGATGGCGACCGGCGAGCTGCCGTTTCGCAGCGAAAGCACCACCGAACTCATGAAGATGGTGCTGCAGAGCCCCGCGCCGTCGCCGCGCGTCAAGCGGCCCGATCTGTCGGAGGATCTGTGCGCCCTGATCGCGCGATGTCTGGAAAAGCCGGCCGATCGGCGATACCAGACGATGGGCGATCTTCGCGACGCGATCGACGGCGCCCGCATCCGCGATTCGGCGCCTCCCGTCTTCACCGACGACGTCAAGACCGTGACGATGGGAACGCCGTCGCCTGTCGCGAAGCTTCACGGCGCGGACGCCGAAGCGACCATGCGTGAAGCCCGGATGCTGGCGGACGCCGGCGATCTGTCGGGTGCGGTGGAGATGCTCGGCGAGTCGGCTTCGCCCGAGGAAGGTCGAAGCGAGTATCACGAGTTGCGCGAGCGCCTTTTGAAAATCAAGGAGGAAGAAGACGCCATTCTTCTGCGCGCGCATGAGCACATGAAGGTCTCCGAGTACGAAGCCGCCGCCGCCGCGCTGGCCGAATTCCTGGAACAGTATCCTTCGATCAAGGCGCGCGACATGTTGGAGCAACTCCGCAAGGTCAGCGTCGAAATCAGCGAACTGCTGTCGATGGCGGAGTCGAACCGGAAAAGGAAGAAATTCACCAAAGCGCGCGCTCAGTACGACAAGGTCCTGCGTCTCGATCCCAACAACGAGACGGCAAGGCAAGGTGCAAACGCGCTCGTCGGGACGAAGACGGCGCTCTGGAAGTCACCTGCGCTCATCATTTCGTCGGCGTCGGCGATCGGTCTCGTCGTGATTCTCGTCGTAATGCGTTTCGCCGCGCCCGGCCTGTTTTCGGGTTTTCTCGAAGCCGGAGGCGATCTTGCGCACGCGGCGGGTTGCTATATTTCGCCGCCGCTCTTCAACGCGACCAGCCTGTACCGGGACGCGCGGGATCTGCGCGGAAAAGACCCCGTGCTTGACGCGAAGCTGACAAAACTTTTTGAGTACTTTCGCAATTGGGGCCTTGAGCACGAACGTAAAGGAAATTTCAAGAAAGCGGCGTCCGCGTTTCAGGCCGCCTGGCGCGTCGACCCCACGAATCAAGCCGTTGCGCGCGAATACCACTCGGCGAAGAAAAAGGCCGACGGCGGTTGATCGCGGCGAATCGCATGAGTTGGAAACCGGAAACTCCAGCCTTGACCGTGGACATCCTGATTCGTTTGCGCGGCGGTGGGGTCGTTCTGATTGAACGACGAAACCCGCCGCATGGCTACGCGCTGCCCGGCGGCTTCGTGGATGTGGGCGAATCGGTCGAGGCGGCGGCCATTCGCGAAGCGAAA
It encodes:
- a CDS encoding protein kinase; its protein translation is MAATEGYKTCPFCYEQIRVEAIKCRYCGSDLRAGVSSASASEPSRVPLTSNLAGTLEPGTVLAGKYEILDIIGRGGMGCVYQAREVDFNVDRTVAIKVLPMDMIQEERIARRFEEEIKIAARMDHPNIVPIYTIGREGPVLFFVMKFMHGRTLKQMVRASGWLGEREMRAIGRQICDAIAYLHKNGIIHRDIKSNNIMVEDNGHAMLMDFGIAKAHGGSQLTTSGEILGTAPYMSPEQWDGQIDHRSDVYSWGVVLYEMATGELPFRSESTTELMKMVLQSPAPSPRVKRPDLSEDLCALIARCLEKPADRRYQTMGDLRDAIDGARIRDSAPPVFTDDVKTVTMGTPSPVAKLHGADAEATMREARMLADAGDLSGAVEMLGESASPEEGRSEYHELRERLLKIKEEEDAILLRAHEHMKVSEYEAAAAALAEFLEQYPSIKARDMLEQLRKVSVEISELLSMAESNRKRKKFTKARAQYDKVLRLDPNNETARQGANALVGTKTALWKSPALIISSASAIGLVVILVVMRFAAPGLFSGFLEAGGDLAHAAGCYISPPLFNATSLYRDARDLRGKDPVLDAKLTKLFEYFRNWGLEHERKGNFKKAASAFQAAWRVDPTNQAVAREYHSAKKKADGG